Genomic DNA from Mycolicibacterium helvum:
AGCAGGCGTTCGCGGTGGCCGCCGAGGTTCCCGAGATCGTCGCCGTCGGGGTCAACTGCTGCGCACCCGCTGAGGTGCTCAGTGCCGTCGAGGTGGCTCGCGCGGTCACCGGAAAGCCGGTGATCGTCTACCCGAACAGCGGCGAACAGTGGGATCGCCAGCGGCGAACCTGGGTGGGCTCAGGCCGTTTGGCTGGCCACTTCAACGCGAACGCCGCGGCCCAGTGGGCCGCGGCGGGCGCGAACATCATTGGCGGATGCTGTCGGGTGAGCCCGGCAGACATCGCCGCGATCAAGCTTTCTCGGGCCTAAGCGTTCTGGGCCGAGAGCTTCCGGTACTCCAGGACGGTGTCGATGATCCCGTACTCCTTGGCCGCCGCGGCGGTGAGGATCTTGTCCCGGTCGGTGTCCTTGCGGATGATGGCCGCGTCCTTACCCGTGTGACGGGCCAGTGTCTCCTCCATCAGGGTCCGCATCCGCTCGATCTCGGCGGCCTGGATCTCCAGGTCGGAGAACTGACCCTGGATGACGCCCCCGAGCGACGGCTGATGGATGAGGATGCGCGCGTTCGGCAGGGCCAGGCGCTTGCCGGGCGTGCCGGCGGCCAGCAGCACCGCAGCGGCCGAGGCGGCCTGACCGAGGCACACCGTCTGGATGTCGGCACGTACGTACTGCATGGTGTCGTAGATCGCCATCAGCGAGGTGAATGAGCCACCCGGTGAGTTGATGTACATGGTGATGTCGCGGTCAGGATCCAGCGACTCCAGGACCAGCAGCTGGGCCATGATGTCGTTGGCCGAGGCGTCGTCCACCTGCACGCCGAGGAAGATGATGCGTTCTTCGAACAGCTTGTTGTACGGGTTGGATTCCTTCACACCCCAGCTGGAGTGCTCGACGAACGAGGGAAGGATGTAGCGCGCCTGCGGTGCGAGCCGCGAATCTGTGTAGTCAGGCATTGGACACTCCGTTGAAGTGGGCGCGGGTGATGATGTGGTCGACGAACCCGTACTCCAGCGCTTCCTGCGCCGTGAACCAGCGGTCGCGGTCGGAGTCAGCCTCGATGCGCTCAAGAGGCTGGCCGGTGAATTCGGCGTTGAGCCGGAACATTTCCTTCTTGATGAGCGCGAACTGCTCGGCCTGGATGGCGATATCGGCCGCGCCACCAGTGATGCCGCCCAACGGCTGGTGCATCAGGATGCGGGCGTGCGGCAGCGCGTAGCGCTTGCCCTTGGCCCCGGCGGCGAGCAGGAACTCGCCCATCGAGGCGGCCATGCCCATGGCGTAGGTGGCGACGTCACACGGCACGAGCACCATGGTGTCGAAGATCGCCATGCCGGCGCTGATCGAGCCGCCCGGCGAGTTGATGTACAGCGAAATGTCTTTGGACGGATCCTCGGCGGCGAGCAGAAGAATCTGCGCGCACAGCCGGTTGGCGATGTCGTCATCGACCTGGGAGCCCAGGAAGATGATGCGCTCGGCGAGCAACCGCTCATACACCGAGTCGGAAAGATTCAGCCCTGGCATG
This window encodes:
- a CDS encoding ATP-dependent Clp protease proteolytic subunit; its protein translation is MPDYTDSRLAPQARYILPSFVEHSSWGVKESNPYNKLFEERIIFLGVQVDDASANDIMAQLLVLESLDPDRDITMYINSPGGSFTSLMAIYDTMQYVRADIQTVCLGQAASAAAVLLAAGTPGKRLALPNARILIHQPSLGGVIQGQFSDLEIQAAEIERMRTLMEETLARHTGKDAAIIRKDTDRDKILTAAAAKEYGIIDTVLEYRKLSAQNA
- a CDS encoding ATP-dependent Clp protease proteolytic subunit; its protein translation is MRSGMPGLNLSDSVYERLLAERIIFLGSQVDDDIANRLCAQILLLAAEDPSKDISLYINSPGGSISAGMAIFDTMVLVPCDVATYAMGMAASMGEFLLAAGAKGKRYALPHARILMHQPLGGITGGAADIAIQAEQFALIKKEMFRLNAEFTGQPLERIEADSDRDRWFTAQEALEYGFVDHIITRAHFNGVSNA